Genomic DNA from Clostridia bacterium:
GATTAATTCATACGGCTTTTTTGATTTTAGATATGCTTTTTCTTTTATATTATATTTTTGTCGAAAGACATTATCTTACAAATATCGCCTTTACACAGTTTTGATTGAGAATATATAATGATAATCACCGAAGAAAAATCTTTTGAGGTGACCTATGGCTCGCAGAATAGTTATATGTTCAGGTAAAGGTGGTGTCGGAAAAACTGCAGTTTGCGCCAATTTGGGTATGTCACTTGCTAAGATGGGACTAAGGACGGTTTTGATCGACACGGATATAGGGCTTAATAATCTTGATGTGGCTATGGGTGTTGAAAATAAAGTTGTATATGACATTATAGATGTAATTGAAAACAGATGCAGAGTAAAGCAGGCGTTGATTCCAGACACAATGTATGACAATCTTTGTACACTTGCCGCCCACAAACAGGCGGCAAACAAAATTACAGGCGCCAATATAAAACATATCGTTAATTGCCTTTCAGAAAGTTTTGATTATATTTTGTTAGACTGTCCTGCGGGCGTTGAGGTTGGATTTCATAGAGCTGTTGCGGCATCAGATGAAGCCATTAT
This window encodes:
- the minD gene encoding septum site-determining protein MinD, whose translation is MARRIVICSGKGGVGKTAVCANLGMSLAKMGLRTVLIDTDIGLNNLDVAMGVENKVVYDIIDVIENRCRVKQALIPDTMYDNLCTLAAHKQAANKITGANIKHIVNCLSESFDYILLDCPAGVEVGFHRAVAASDEAIIVTTPHISAIRDADKVISILNNYMINNMSLVINRVRGDLILNYEMLDVDSIVELLGVLPVGIIPENDDICAYASMGIRLKSGSAALEAFDILAQNLHNGTRKLYDCTSKYKGVIGKIRRNLKRMV